The following coding sequences are from one Mugil cephalus isolate CIBA_MC_2020 chromosome 9, CIBA_Mcephalus_1.1, whole genome shotgun sequence window:
- the sik2b gene encoding serine/threonine-protein kinase SIK2 isoform X7, with protein MNIKIADFGFGNFFQPGEPLATWCGSPPYAAPEVFEGQQYEGPQLDIWSMGVVLYVLVCGALPFDGPTLPVLRQRVLEGRFRIPYFMTEDCEHLIRRMLVLDPSKRLSVAQIKEHKWMALDVPVQRPVLYQQPLSTEGEAGVGEYSEQVLRLMHSLGIDQHKTIESLQNKSYNHFAAIYYLLVERLKAHRCSFPVEQRLDARQRRPSTIAEQTVVKSTSGSAQVGLLPQGVRLLRSPAVPQASSDAFTFPQTACPLEQNFMVEDVNTPKVNGCLLDPLPPPTVLRKSSTSSPSNMMETSIDEGIETEEPDTEDDPSHLLSAYQTARFGQRRHTLSEVTNQPGPSNQGKLFALGHNPSMGSVDSDIGYDMGSMHSDLGLLEDPPSLSEAPGVSTTPFLSALPANPAMAALTSQHRETHNRSPISFREGRRASDTSLTQGLVAFRQHLQNLARTKGILELNKVQMLVEQMGSGEGAAMGPLGPQHHLHNLLEGEACKQQEGLALYQGGPQPPLLSRRQSLETQYLTHRLQKANVLANSPASCQLFCKETPRSLEQQLQEHSSCHCPPYRLNQKRMYLQQQSQGMGLQAYFNQMQIAEGSYPAGSSALDPAASQSSPQGPPMSATHQPQPQQQGSPQASPPFSHSLSPLMEPGESLVYDPYMSHHHYIQHLPPGSHLHHQLHHPHPHDAGIGSLGFSYPAGCEQQVLGPSTEALLPEHYEFSLPPPAPLEANAGAVAGVLSGSGQSDGLGLPELQDSLLDSEMMETVDSQHGFVLVN; from the exons ATTTTGGATTCGGGAACTTCTTCCAGCCTGGGGAGCCTCTGGCCACATGGTGCGGCAGCCCGCCCTACGCTGCTCCAGAGGTCTTTGAGGGACAGCAGTATGAGGGCCCACAGCTGGACATCTGG AGTATGGGTGTGGTGCTTTATGTGCTGGTGTGTGGTGCGTTGCCCTTTGACGGGCCCACACTGCCCGTTCTCCGACAACGAGTCCTAGAAGGAAGGTTTCGGATCCCCTACTTCATGACTGAAG ACTGTGAGCACCTGATCCGCAGGATGTTGGTCCTGGACCCGTCAAAGCGCCTTTCTGTGGCCCAGATTAAGGAGCACAAGTGGATGGCTCTGGATGTTCCAGTGCAGAGGCCTGTCCTCTACCAACAACCTCTGTCTACGGAGGGAGAGGCCGGCGTAGGAGAATACAGCGAGCAGGTCCTCCGTCTGATGCACAGCCTCGGCATCGACCAGCACAAGACCATAGAG TCTCTGCAAAACAAAAGCTACAACCACTTCGCTGCTATCTACTACCTGCTGGTGGAGCGGCTCAAGGCCCATCGCTGCAGCTTCCCCGTCGAACAGAGGCTCGACGCCCGCCAGCGACGGCCCAGCACCATCGCCGAACAGACTGTCGTCAAG tcGACCAGTGGTTCAGCCCAGGTGGGTCTGCTCCCGCAGGGCGTTCGTCTGTTGCGCTCCCCTGCTGTGCCCCAAGCCTCTTCCGATGCTTTCACTTTCCCCCAGACTGCATGTCCCCTGGAGCAGAATTTCATGGTGGAGGATGTCAACACGCCCAAA GTAAACGGCTGTCTGCTGGACCCCCTACCTCCCCCCACTGTCCTCCGCAAGTCCTCCACCTCGTCGCCTAGCAACATGATGGAGACATCGATTGATGAGGGCATTGAGACTGAGGAGCCTGACACAGAGGATGATCCGTCCCACTTGCTCTCAGCCTATCAGACGGCTCGATTTGGCCAGCGGCGACACACCCTGTCTGAGGTCACCAACCAGCCTGGCCCTTCCAACCAAG GCAAATTATTTGCTCTAGGCCACAACCCCTCCATGGGCAGCGTGGACTCGGACATCGGCTACGATATGGGCTCCATGCACAGCGACCTCGGCCTGCTGGAGGATCCCCCCTCTCTCAGTGAAGCCCCCGGCGTCTCCACTACGCCTTTCTTGAGTGCTCTGCCTGCCAACCCGGCCATGGCTGCCCTGACGTCCCAACACAGGGAGACACACAACCGCTCACCCATCAGCTTCAGAGAAGGACGCCGCGCCTCTGATACCTCCCTCACCCAAG GTCTGGTCGCCTTTCGGCAGCACCTTCAGAACTTGGCGAGAACCAAAGGCATCCTGGAGCTGAACAAGGTCCAGATGCTGGTGGAGCAGATGGGCTCTGGGGAAGGGGCTGCCATGGGCCCCCTGGGACCACAGCACCACTTGCACAACCTCCTGGAG GGTGAGGCATGCAAGCAGCAGGAGGGCTTAGCTTTATACCAGGGTGGGCCGCAGCCACCTCTCCTGTCGCGCAGACAGAGTTTGGAGACACAGTACCTCACTCACAGACTACAG AAGGCCAACGTCTTGGCTAACAGTCCTGCTAGCTGCCAACTTTTCTGTAAGGAGACTCCTCGAAGCTTAGAGCAACAGCTGCAGGAACACAG CAGCTGCCACTGCCCTCCCTACAGACTGAACCAGAAGAGGATGTACCTGCAGCAGCAGTCTCAGGGCATGGGACTGCAGGCCTACTTCAACCAGATGCAGATAGCTGAAGGATCTTACCCGGCGGGCAGCTCTGCCCTGGACCCCGCGGCGTCTCAAAGTTCCCCTCAGGGCCCCCCCATGTCAGCCACGCACCAGCCTCAGCCCCAGCAGCAGGGCAGTCCTCAGGCCTCGCCTCCATTCAGCCACAGCTTAAGTCCTCTGATGGAGCCGGGCGAGAGCCTGGTTTATGATCCCTACATGAGCCATCACCACTATATCCAACACCTGCCTCCCGGCTCTCACCTGCACCACCAGCTCcaccaccctcaccctcacGACGCTGGTATCGGTAGCCTGGGCTTTAGCTACCCCGCGGGCTGCGAGCAGCAGGTGCTGGGGCCTTCCACCGAGGCTCTTCTACCAGAGCACTATGAGTTCTCGCTGCCCCCACCCGCTCCATTAGAGGCCAATGCTGGAGCCGTGGCTGGAGTCTTGTCTGGTTCGGGGCAGTCAGACGGTCTGGGCCTACCCGAGCTGCAAGACTCCCTCCTGGACAGTGAGATGATGGAGACTGTGGACTCACAGCACGGCTTTGTACTGGTCAACTAA